The genome window AGGCAGTCTCCGAAGGAACTGACTCTTAGCCAGTAGTGAGAAGGATCGATGTGACATGTTGACACCGAAGGCTAACTGTAAAGGAAACGCGAAGGCATTCCTGTAGTTCATAATGGTACGAGGGGAGAGATTTTTTACCTCAtctaagaaaattaaaaaccGGAGTATGACGTCCTCTGTTATGTCCGAAGTGTCAGTCAGGAGCCACTGTTGGAAAGCCTTCCAATTTGACTGAGCTTGGCGTGTGGTTGAAGCACGGTAAGCTGATATGAGATAAGAGGCTATGTCATCATCATGTTGAGCCATTAGGGCTGCCTTTAAAAATTGAAGGCGGTCCATTCCTCTAATGCTGGCCACCCATTCCTCTCGGGATCAACGAGGTTGAGTGGCATCAGGTCTGTTTACTTGTTCAGTATATAGCTGAACCAAGGCTCCGTTGGGTACCATGGAAGTATTATCACTCCGTGATGATGGTAAGTCTGCAGTTTTTCGAGGACCAGAGGAAGTAGCCACTTTGATGGAAAGATATAAATCTGTTCCCATCTGTTCCAGTCTTGGGCTAACGCATTTGAGGTGAGAGCTTCCGGGTCTGGATAAGGGGAGATGTACAGGGGtagtttcttgttcttgttcgttgGCATTAAATCTATTTCTAGAGGCCCTCTCCATGTCAGAATGTGCTTGAATATTTGTTCTGGGAGAGACCATTCGGTTGAGGTGATCGCTAGTTGGCTCAGGCTGTCTGCCCTTGAGTTTAAAAGGGTAGAGATCCTGAAAGCTTTGATGAAGAGTTTGCATGAACAGAGGTATCTGTTGAGATTTGAGATCTCTTTTAACAGCGAAGTTGACTTGCATCTTAACTTGTTTATGGCACATTGTGCTGCCTGATTGTCTATGAATAGATGGAGCTGGCAGTCTGTTAAGTTGAGGGACAGAATTGAGTGAAGGACTGCTCGAACTTCGAGACAGTTGATGTGTAGGGATGACTCGTTTGTATCCCAAATACCTGATGCCTGATGAGCAAGAGTGTGACCTCCCCATCCGAAAAGGGAAGCATCGGTCCATAGATGGATCATGTCTCCCAAGTGGTGGAAACGGTGTGAACTTACCAGTGTCTTGGGGAGTAACCACAGCTGAAGATGCTTGGCTAAGTCTGAAGGGAGCGGCTTCAGCGTGTCCCGGTGCAAGTGGTCTGAGAGCATCTGTGGGCGCAAGAGTGGTTGTAGCAAGGGTTGGTTGTGCCGCAGTATTTGGGTGGCAAAGGTGAGTTTGCTGAGGAGATGTTCCCATTGCCGGCACGAAACCTGATTTTGAGACAGGACGCGCTTGATGGCTGTAAGGATGGCCACTTGCTTGTTCTTTGGTAGTGCCCAGCGTCCGAGCAGGGGTAGCCATCGAACTCCTAGCCACTCTAGGTCTGTTGATGGTAGGAGGTGTGACTTTGGGATGTTGATGAGGAAGCCAAGGTCCCTCAGGAGATTAATTGTTGTGTTGACGGCCTTCGCTGTCAACTCGTAAGTTTTGTCCCAGATAACCCAGTCGTCGAGATAAGCGAGGACGTTGATTCCCTGTAGGTGTAGGAGGAAAGAGGCCATCGTAGGATGCGGGTGAAGATGTGAGGTGCCACATTGAGACCAAACGATAGGGCTTTGAAGAAATAGAGCTTTGTTCCGAAGGAGAAAGCAAGATACTTGTGCAAACATTGTCAGATGGGAACATGTAGGTAAGCATCCTGCAAGTCTATGGAAGCCATCCAGGCAGGAGGTTGTAGTGTTGCTGCCAGGCTTCGGTGGTTGTGCATGTGGAAGTATGGAGCGATAATATGGCTGTTGAGGGAGCTGAGGTCTATTATGAGATGGTTGCCTCCTGTTGATTTTGGAACCAGGAAAATCCTGGAGATGAAGCATGGTTGGGGAGGAACTTCGTATGCGGCACCTTTTAGCAAGAGTGCCTGGATCTCTAGATCCAGGTCTGGTAGAGCTGGAGAATTTAGTTTTGGgatctgaagaggaggaggctctTTGAGCCATTTCCAGTGGAAACCCCGTTGTAGCATTTCAAGGGTAGCGCGAGGTGCCTTGCTCCAGCAGTGGGAGAACTGCTGGAGCCGC of Portunus trituberculatus isolate SZX2019 chromosome 37, ASM1759143v1, whole genome shotgun sequence contains these proteins:
- the LOC123514137 gene encoding uncharacterized protein LOC123514137 — translated: MASFLLHLQGINVLAYLDDWVIWDKTYELTAKAVNTTINLLRDLGFLINIPKSHLLPSTDLEWLGVRWLPLLGRWALPKNKQVAILTAIKRVLSQNQVSCRQWEHLLSKLTFATQILRHNQPLLQPLLRPQMLSDHLHRDTLKPLPSDLAKHLQLWLLPKTLVSSHRFHHLGDMIHLWTDASLFGWGGHTLAHQASGIWDTNESSLHINCLEVRAVLHSILSLNLTDCQLHLFIDNQAAQCAINKLRCKSTSLLKEISNLNRYLCSCKLFIKAFRISTLLNSRADSLSQLAITSTEWSLPEQIFKHILTWRGPLEIDLMPTNKNKKLPLYISPYPDPEALTSNALAQDWNRWEQIYIFPSKWLLPLVLEKLQTYHHHGVIILPWYPTEPWFSYILNK